From Halorubrum salinarum, the proteins below share one genomic window:
- a CDS encoding DUF7094 domain-containing protein, with translation MRALPIAAVAVLLIVAPVAGVTVPGAVSPSVAPAESADPAPSVAPAESADPAPSVAPDLPAAPASPGGSTPPADPTAAAGQPAPQIETTNLTLRTLSTPPGAETRVGTYARGPDLGSALGFATADADAAVETAAVVDRIEGAEAGVERQQQILVEINRVERAEVALSSRQADAFSAHAAGEMSDRELVDELVRVAATAREYDERLEAIDALAESTDGFSSPGRLDELQVALQVYEGPVRDHALATARGQSSPNDIYVASSEDAVVLATVVDGEYVREVFRTDRWDRGGGDISNDAAIEITEASYPETAALREPDAFGAGAVQRITIPHEFGVLRTFVSGGTEQVFVEHQRVDLAAFPDTEPVAAAGDGFNVTVERTYPGGPVTVTVLDDETGEPVSGVTVTKSVGGGDSRAIGATDENGVVRTLSPAEPYRITVVDEPRVVVLDGIEPLPTPRPVDDE, from the coding sequence ATGAGAGCCCTCCCGATCGCCGCGGTCGCGGTCCTGTTGATCGTGGCCCCGGTCGCCGGCGTCACCGTCCCGGGCGCCGTCTCCCCGTCCGTCGCCCCGGCGGAGTCCGCCGATCCGGCCCCGTCCGTCGCCCCGGCGGAGTCCGCCGATCCGGCCCCGTCCGTCGCCCCGGACCTCCCCGCCGCTCCGGCGTCGCCCGGCGGTTCGACACCGCCCGCGGACCCGACGGCCGCCGCCGGCCAGCCGGCGCCGCAGATCGAAACGACGAACCTGACGCTCCGCACGCTCTCGACGCCGCCCGGGGCGGAGACGCGGGTCGGCACGTACGCCCGCGGCCCCGACCTCGGGTCGGCGCTCGGGTTCGCGACCGCCGACGCCGACGCGGCCGTCGAGACCGCGGCCGTCGTCGACCGGATCGAGGGCGCCGAGGCCGGCGTCGAGCGCCAACAGCAGATCCTCGTCGAGATCAACCGCGTCGAGCGCGCGGAGGTGGCGCTGTCGAGCCGCCAGGCGGACGCCTTCAGCGCGCACGCCGCCGGCGAGATGAGCGACCGCGAGCTGGTCGACGAGCTCGTCCGGGTGGCGGCGACCGCCCGCGAGTACGACGAGCGGCTCGAGGCCATCGACGCGCTCGCCGAGTCGACCGACGGGTTCAGCTCGCCGGGCCGGCTCGACGAGCTTCAGGTTGCGCTCCAGGTGTACGAGGGGCCGGTCCGAGACCACGCGCTCGCGACCGCTCGCGGCCAGTCTTCCCCGAACGACATCTACGTCGCGTCGAGCGAGGACGCCGTCGTGCTCGCGACCGTCGTCGACGGCGAGTACGTCCGCGAGGTCTTCCGGACCGACCGCTGGGACCGCGGCGGCGGCGACATCTCGAACGACGCGGCGATAGAGATCACCGAGGCGTCGTACCCCGAGACGGCCGCGCTGCGCGAGCCCGACGCGTTCGGCGCGGGCGCGGTCCAGCGGATCACCATCCCGCACGAGTTCGGCGTCCTCCGGACGTTCGTCAGCGGCGGCACCGAACAGGTGTTCGTCGAACACCAGCGCGTCGACCTGGCCGCGTTCCCCGACACCGAGCCGGTCGCGGCCGCCGGCGACGGGTTCAACGTCACCGTCGAGCGGACCTACCCCGGCGGGCCGGTGACGGTGACCGTCCTCGACGACGAGACCGGCGAGCCGGTCTCCGGCGTCACCGTCACCAAGTCCGTCGGCGGCGGCGACAGCCGGGCGATCGGCGCGACCGACGAGAACGGTGTCGTCCGGACGCTCTCGCCCGCCGAGCCGTACCGCATCACGGTCGTCGACGAGCCGCGCGTCGTCGTCCTCGACGGCATCGAACCCCTCCCGACGCCGCGGCCGGTCGACGACGAGTGA
- a CDS encoding helix-turn-helix transcriptional regulator produces MRNPALRVLLIAVVALALVASAGVAADGAVTAPSPLDADENPIRVSAAADGPGVAGTVGDRSTAARQQTDDGITSSSTTRIRIGLNPDRSADWTVAVRYSLADANETAAFRTAGDRFEDGEVGPDAALFEGFRREANRNVDRSMAIEDVEREVEVYEDPSEYEVATEDAVAVGELRLTFTWTAFLEQDGESLVLGDALTTPDNETWLRSLEASQTLEVATPEGYTVTGTPSSAVTQLSDGDVIIEGPQTFEEGEPVAIVYGPAGAGAPWTMLMAAMVLAAVLVAGSVVGYRRINPGRGEPGESAMNGGEDVTNGDGPTPAGVGGTGRGPEADDDGADASDEGDAGDDGEDLSLLSDEERVERLLDANGGRMRQADIVAETGWSDAKVSQLLSAMADEGRVEKLRLGRENLISLPDDGDAGGGDGDRADE; encoded by the coding sequence ATGCGGAACCCCGCTCTTCGCGTGCTCTTGATCGCCGTCGTCGCGCTCGCGCTGGTCGCGAGCGCCGGCGTCGCGGCCGACGGCGCGGTCACGGCTCCCTCCCCCCTCGACGCTGACGAGAACCCGATCCGCGTGTCGGCCGCCGCCGACGGCCCGGGCGTCGCCGGCACCGTCGGCGATCGCTCGACGGCCGCCCGCCAGCAGACCGACGACGGCATCACGTCGTCGTCGACGACGCGGATCCGAATCGGCCTGAACCCCGACCGCAGCGCCGACTGGACCGTCGCGGTCCGGTACTCGCTGGCGGACGCGAACGAGACGGCGGCGTTCAGGACCGCCGGCGACCGCTTCGAGGACGGCGAGGTCGGCCCCGACGCCGCTCTGTTCGAGGGGTTCCGCCGCGAGGCAAACCGCAACGTCGACCGCTCGATGGCGATCGAGGACGTCGAGCGCGAGGTCGAGGTGTACGAGGACCCGAGCGAGTACGAGGTCGCGACGGAGGACGCGGTCGCGGTCGGCGAACTGCGGCTCACGTTCACCTGGACGGCGTTCCTCGAACAGGACGGCGAGAGCCTCGTCCTCGGGGACGCGCTGACGACGCCGGACAACGAGACGTGGCTCCGCAGCCTGGAGGCGAGCCAGACGCTGGAGGTGGCGACGCCGGAGGGGTACACCGTCACCGGAACGCCGAGCAGCGCCGTGACCCAGCTCTCGGACGGCGACGTGATCATCGAGGGCCCCCAGACGTTCGAGGAGGGCGAGCCCGTGGCGATCGTGTACGGCCCCGCCGGAGCGGGCGCCCCGTGGACGATGCTGATGGCCGCGATGGTGCTCGCCGCGGTCCTCGTCGCCGGGAGCGTCGTCGGGTACCGCCGGATCAACCCCGGGAGAGGCGAGCCGGGCGAGTCGGCGATGAACGGCGGCGAAGACGTGACGAACGGCGACGGCCCGACACCGGCCGGCGTCGGCGGCACCGGTCGGGGACCGGAGGCTGACGACGACGGCGCCGACGCGAGCGACGAGGGGGACGCCGGCGACGACGGGGAGGACCTCTCGCTGCTCTCGGACGAGGAGCGCGTCGAGCGCCTCCTCGACGCCAACGGCGGTCGGATGCGGCAGGCCGACATCGTCGCCGAGACCGGGTGGTCGGACGCGAAGGTGTCGCAGCTGCTCTCGGCGATGGCCGACGAGGGCCGCGTCGAGAAGCTCCGGCTCGGCCGGGAGAACCTCATTTCGCTGCCCGACGACGGGGACGCCGGAGGCGGCGACGGCGACCGCGCCGACGAGTAG
- a CDS encoding electron transfer flavoprotein subunit beta/FixA family protein, with protein MKVLVTVKEVAEADDDFAIEGTDIAESDLEYDLNEWDDYAVEAAVQLAEAGIADEVVTVTVGPERAEETIRMALAKGADRAVRVWDDALAGGFADVASKVDLFEAVVEEEEPDLILGGVQAADTGFGATGVALAERIGFEHAAVVNHLDVDADAGVAHVHRELEGGVEELTDVDLPAVLTVQTGLNEPRYASLRGIRQAQRKEIAPKDLSDLGLSAEEVESALTITEMYEPESESDAEIIEGDAGESAGRLAEVLRDKGVGA; from the coding sequence ATGAAGGTTCTGGTGACCGTCAAGGAGGTCGCGGAGGCCGACGACGACTTCGCGATCGAGGGGACCGACATCGCCGAGTCCGACCTCGAGTACGACCTGAACGAGTGGGACGACTACGCCGTCGAGGCCGCCGTCCAGCTCGCCGAGGCCGGGATCGCGGACGAGGTCGTGACCGTCACCGTCGGCCCGGAGCGCGCCGAGGAGACGATCCGGATGGCGCTCGCGAAGGGCGCCGACCGCGCGGTCCGCGTCTGGGACGACGCGCTCGCCGGCGGGTTCGCCGACGTGGCCTCGAAGGTCGACCTGTTCGAGGCGGTCGTCGAGGAGGAGGAGCCGGACCTGATCCTCGGGGGCGTCCAAGCCGCGGACACCGGCTTCGGCGCGACCGGCGTCGCGCTCGCGGAGCGGATCGGGTTCGAGCACGCCGCGGTCGTCAACCACCTTGACGTCGACGCGGACGCGGGCGTGGCGCACGTCCACCGGGAGCTGGAGGGCGGCGTCGAGGAGCTGACCGACGTGGACCTCCCGGCGGTGCTGACGGTCCAGACCGGGCTCAACGAGCCGCGGTACGCGAGCCTCCGCGGGATCCGACAGGCCCAGCGCAAGGAGATCGCTCCGAAGGACCTGTCCGACCTCGGCCTGAGCGCCGAGGAGGTCGAGAGCGCGCTGACGATCACCGAGATGTACGAGCCGGAGAGCGAGTCCGACGCGGAGATCATCGAGGGCGACGCGGGCGAGTCCGCGGGTCGCCTTGCCGAGGTCCTGCGGGACAAGGGGGTGGGCGCGTGA
- a CDS encoding electron transfer flavoprotein subunit alpha/FixB family protein — protein sequence MMSVLVAAEHRRGALRDVTYEAITAGRELADARGADLHVAVIGGDVDGFAEELDREGVDAIHAVDDGEEFDHNAYQAAVSTLADRLDAGAVVLPNSVNGLDYAPALAEDLGAPVVTDAVGIDYDDGLTVTREMYGSKVETTVDVAGDRFVITVRGGEWAPAEGVGDATVETAEVDIPESGARVTGFEEVGGGDVDIADADVLVSVGRGIEEEENLELVEELADALGATLSASRPIVDNGWLPKNRQVGQSGKVVTPDVYIAVGISGAVQHVAGMKGSDTIVAINTDPNAPIFDIADYGIVGDLFDVVPELIDEFA from the coding sequence GTGATGAGCGTGCTCGTCGCCGCCGAACACCGCCGCGGGGCGCTCCGGGACGTGACGTACGAGGCGATCACGGCCGGGCGGGAGCTCGCCGACGCGCGCGGCGCCGACCTCCACGTGGCCGTCATCGGCGGCGACGTCGACGGCTTCGCGGAGGAGCTCGACCGCGAGGGCGTCGACGCGATCCACGCCGTCGACGACGGCGAGGAGTTCGACCACAACGCCTACCAGGCCGCCGTCTCGACGCTCGCGGACCGGCTCGACGCCGGCGCGGTGGTGCTGCCGAACTCCGTCAACGGCCTCGACTACGCGCCGGCGCTCGCGGAGGACCTCGGCGCCCCCGTCGTGACCGACGCGGTCGGGATCGACTACGACGACGGGCTCACCGTCACCCGCGAGATGTACGGCTCGAAGGTGGAGACGACCGTCGACGTGGCCGGTGACCGCTTCGTCATCACGGTCCGCGGCGGCGAGTGGGCGCCGGCGGAGGGGGTCGGCGACGCGACCGTCGAGACGGCCGAGGTCGACATCCCCGAGTCGGGCGCCCGCGTCACGGGCTTCGAGGAGGTCGGCGGCGGCGACGTCGACATCGCGGACGCCGACGTGCTCGTCTCGGTCGGCCGCGGCATCGAGGAGGAGGAGAACCTCGAACTCGTCGAAGAGCTCGCCGACGCGCTCGGCGCGACCCTCTCGGCCTCGCGGCCGATCGTCGACAACGGCTGGCTGCCGAAGAACCGGCAGGTCGGCCAGTCGGGGAAGGTCGTCACGCCGGACGTGTACATCGCCGTCGGCATCTCCGGCGCGGTCCAACACGTCGCCGGCATGAAGGGCTCGGACACGATCGTCGCCATCAACACCGACCCGAACGCGCCGATCTTCGACATCGCCGACTACGGGATCGTCGGCGACCTCTTCGACGTGGTGCCCGAGCTGATCGACGAGTTCGCGTAG
- a CDS encoding DUF5995 family protein, protein MTPIRAAVPTTAEARALLVGLRRAADGERDAIAADLADDEPDAALLDLVAAPFASVDDVAERLAETESYLRERGDRRAVFLTVYSRMTATVRTAIDDGAFVDPEWTAAYLVAFAERYRRALVAFERRAFDSLPRPWLLAFAAAARGETLVAQDALLGINAHIAYDLTYTLGDVGIDPDRAAKLEDHDRINAVLARLVQTAQDALVEAYGALGIAGIDAAFDPLDDRLALLGLTATREFAWRNAVLRADLPARLAERYVDWRTETVATGAAAVVLAPGLDAETSARIRRTEADADAAGAFREAVRRRT, encoded by the coding sequence ATGACCCCGATCCGCGCCGCCGTCCCGACGACCGCAGAGGCGAGAGCGCTGCTCGTCGGCCTCCGCCGAGCGGCCGACGGCGAGCGGGACGCGATCGCCGCGGACCTGGCGGACGACGAGCCGGACGCGGCGCTGCTCGACCTCGTCGCGGCGCCGTTCGCGTCCGTCGACGACGTCGCCGAGCGGCTGGCGGAGACCGAGTCGTACCTCCGGGAGCGGGGCGACCGCCGCGCGGTGTTCCTCACGGTGTACAGCCGGATGACGGCGACCGTGCGGACCGCCATCGACGACGGCGCCTTCGTCGACCCCGAGTGGACCGCGGCGTACCTCGTCGCCTTCGCGGAGCGCTACCGCCGGGCGCTGGTCGCGTTCGAGCGGCGGGCGTTCGACTCGCTCCCCCGGCCGTGGCTGCTCGCCTTCGCCGCCGCGGCCCGCGGGGAGACGCTCGTCGCGCAGGACGCGCTGCTCGGGATCAACGCGCACATCGCCTACGACCTCACGTACACCCTCGGCGACGTGGGTATCGACCCCGACCGGGCCGCCAAGCTGGAGGACCACGACCGCATCAACGCGGTCCTGGCCCGGCTCGTTCAGACCGCCCAAGACGCCCTCGTCGAGGCGTACGGAGCGCTCGGAATCGCCGGGATCGACGCGGCGTTCGACCCCCTCGACGACCGGCTGGCCCTGCTCGGACTGACGGCGACCCGGGAGTTCGCGTGGCGGAACGCCGTGTTACGCGCGGACCTCCCGGCGCGGCTCGCCGAGCGGTACGTCGACTGGCGGACCGAGACCGTCGCGACGGGGGCGGCGGCGGTCGTGCTGGCACCGGGGCTCGACGCCGAGACGAGCGCGCGGATCCGGCGGACGGAGGCCGACGCCGACGCCGCCGGCGCGTTTCGCGAGGCGGTCCGGCGACGGACGTAG
- a CDS encoding replication factor C small subunit, which translates to MSEADEQAAATATGREIWIEKYRPQSLDDIHGQAEIVERLQSYIAQDDVPHLLFSGPAGIGKTTAATAIAREIYGEDNWRGNFLELNASDQRGIDVVRDRIKGFARSSFGGDFRIVFLDEADSLTDDAQSALRRTMEQFSDNTRFILSCNYSSKIIDPIQSRCAVFRFSPLSDEAVGGMVREIAAAEDIEVTDAGVDALVYAADGDMRRAINSLQAAATTGDVVDEEAVYAITATARPEEIESMVTDALSGDFARARSTLDTLLTETGMAGGDVIDQLHRSVWEFDLSEREAVRLMERIGEADYRIAEGANEQVQLESLLAALSLDE; encoded by the coding sequence ATGAGCGAGGCCGACGAGCAGGCGGCTGCGACCGCGACGGGGCGGGAGATCTGGATCGAGAAGTACCGGCCGCAGTCGCTCGACGACATCCACGGGCAAGCGGAGATCGTCGAGCGCCTCCAGAGCTACATCGCGCAGGACGACGTGCCCCACCTGCTGTTCTCGGGGCCCGCCGGGATCGGCAAGACCACCGCGGCGACCGCCATCGCCCGCGAGATATACGGCGAGGACAACTGGCGCGGCAACTTCCTGGAGCTGAACGCCTCCGACCAGCGCGGGATCGACGTCGTCCGCGACCGGATCAAGGGGTTCGCGCGCTCGTCGTTCGGCGGCGACTTCCGGATCGTGTTCCTCGACGAGGCGGACAGCCTCACCGACGACGCCCAGTCGGCGCTGCGCCGCACGATGGAGCAGTTCTCCGACAACACCCGGTTCATCCTCTCGTGTAACTACTCGTCGAAGATCATCGACCCGATCCAGTCGCGGTGCGCCGTCTTCCGGTTCTCGCCGCTCTCGGACGAGGCGGTCGGCGGGATGGTTCGCGAGATCGCGGCCGCCGAGGATATCGAAGTGACCGACGCGGGCGTCGACGCCCTCGTCTACGCGGCCGACGGCGACATGCGCCGCGCGATCAACTCGCTCCAGGCGGCGGCGACGACGGGCGACGTGGTCGACGAGGAGGCCGTGTACGCGATCACGGCGACCGCCCGCCCGGAGGAGATCGAGTCGATGGTGACCGACGCGCTGAGCGGGGACTTCGCCCGCGCCCGCTCGACGCTCGACACGCTGCTCACGGAGACGGGGATGGCCGGCGGCGACGTGATCGACCAGCTCCACCGCTCCGTCTGGGAGTTCGACCTGAGCGAGCGCGAGGCGGTGCGGCTGATGGAGCGCATCGGCGAGGCCGACTACCGGATCGCGGAGGGGGCCAACGAGCAGGTCCAACTGGAGTCGCTGCTCGCGGCGCTGTCGTTGGACGAGTAG
- a CDS encoding metallophosphoesterase: MLVVVSDTHAREESRLQGRTAEAVREADLVVHAGDFYREPVLDAFRSAAASLRAVYGNNDDAAIRDRVPEVRTVEYAGVRFAVTHRHRSGDTGLVMLGRGRDADAVICGHSHRPRFDDSGGLPILNPGSHAQPRGNRPAHAELTPVDGESGNGLDGRLVTPDGEAFETFRIEGGSAE; the protein is encoded by the coding sequence ATGCTCGTCGTCGTCTCCGACACGCACGCACGCGAGGAGTCGAGGCTTCAGGGGCGGACCGCCGAGGCGGTCCGCGAGGCCGATCTGGTGGTCCACGCGGGCGACTTCTACCGAGAGCCGGTGTTGGACGCGTTCCGGTCGGCCGCCGCGAGCCTCCGCGCCGTCTACGGCAACAACGACGACGCCGCGATCCGCGACCGCGTCCCCGAAGTGCGGACCGTCGAGTACGCCGGGGTCCGGTTCGCGGTCACCCACCGGCACCGCAGCGGCGACACCGGGCTCGTCATGCTCGGCCGCGGCCGCGACGCGGACGCCGTGATCTGCGGCCACAGCCACCGCCCGCGATTCGACGACTCGGGCGGGCTCCCGATACTGAACCCGGGGAGCCACGCGCAGCCGCGCGGGAACCGCCCGGCGCACGCGGAGCTGACGCCGGTCGACGGCGAGAGCGGAAACGGGCTGGACGGGCGGCTGGTGACGCCTGACGGCGAGGCCTTCGAGACGTTCCGCATCGAGGGCGGGAGCGCGGAGTAA
- a CDS encoding TRAP transporter permease, producing MSTNDTQPDDAEEISREEADEIIDEIERRRSLQGLAALAVAVIGICFSLFQLALAARSFTFTIPLPTVDLGLFAVRPIQISLQLLQANAVHVGFALVLTFLMFPATMGDGPFSRRLGGAVDAAVNRLGGSNPLSRALDGVRRAVRWAFVDPDRSRVTPFDVACMVVSLLAVVYFLTEFREIRDIRAFGLESGRPITGVYSVLEPLLGGVPFVSEYSYAMLLGVLGVLLVLEATRRTLGLPLMIIVASFIVYARWGYLISGNTPFVGLLAIPQFTWPDIIQNLWYNTENGVFGIPVTVSVSFIYIFILFGSFLEMSGAGQWFIDLAYAATGHRKGGPAKSSILASGFMGTISGSSIANTVTTGAFTIPLMKKSGYSPEFSGAVESSASSGGQILPPVMGAAAFLMVQYTATPFREIIILATIPAIVFFFGVWVMVHLKAVQQGIGGVDADTVSLGTHLKRGWFYLVPIVLLLYYLIGARLSVSRSAWFTLVALVALIAFIAAYSEQTRAFLLASTAAIFGAELASYTVAGVPITGLLAGAGGAGVPLGDALAVIGPRIGWYAMLGSVATMIVHADVQSAVLDLNPTVQTAAESAGERTGRDLGDNQLFRVGTFVVKSMEEGARTAVPVVIAVAAAGIIPGVISVSGLGPNLTSLLLELSGGSIVVMLLVTAVASIILGMGMPTTVTYIILISMLATPLVEFGIPLLAAHLYILYFGVMADITPPVAVAAYAASGVAKSDPFETGVKAFSLSLNKAIVPFAFVLAPGIVLLREKANADELPLREQYRVVNFADLAELSYSVPEILIPVVGVFLGVVALGATVIGTLYANVPKPERAAFALSSLLLMAPRLLSESVFDVLGLAGVSVSVNALLLDLTLRGVGLVLFVALTVRNRRKASVEPAGPSGEPTTA from the coding sequence ATGAGCACGAACGACACACAACCGGACGACGCCGAGGAGATTTCCAGAGAAGAGGCCGACGAGATAATCGACGAGATCGAGCGCCGGCGGTCGTTACAGGGGCTCGCCGCACTCGCCGTCGCGGTCATCGGGATCTGCTTTTCGCTCTTCCAACTGGCGCTCGCGGCGCGCAGTTTCACCTTCACGATACCGCTGCCGACGGTCGATCTCGGCCTGTTCGCGGTGCGGCCGATACAGATCTCGCTCCAACTGCTCCAGGCCAACGCGGTCCACGTCGGCTTCGCGCTCGTGCTCACCTTCCTGATGTTCCCGGCCACCATGGGCGACGGGCCCTTCTCGCGGCGGCTCGGCGGGGCGGTCGACGCCGCCGTGAACCGCCTCGGCGGTTCGAACCCGCTCTCGCGGGCCCTCGACGGCGTTCGGCGCGCGGTCCGGTGGGCGTTCGTCGACCCGGACCGCAGCCGCGTCACGCCCTTTGACGTGGCCTGTATGGTCGTCTCGCTGCTCGCGGTCGTCTACTTCCTCACCGAGTTCCGGGAGATCCGCGACATCCGCGCCTTCGGGCTCGAGTCCGGCCGCCCGATCACCGGCGTCTACTCGGTCCTCGAACCGCTGCTCGGCGGCGTCCCGTTCGTCAGCGAGTACTCCTACGCGATGCTGCTCGGCGTGCTCGGCGTCCTCCTCGTGTTGGAGGCCACCCGGCGGACGCTCGGGCTGCCGCTCATGATCATCGTCGCCAGCTTCATCGTGTACGCCCGCTGGGGGTACCTCATCAGCGGTAACACGCCGTTCGTCGGACTCCTCGCGATCCCCCAGTTCACCTGGCCCGACATCATCCAGAACCTGTGGTACAACACCGAAAACGGGGTGTTCGGGATCCCGGTCACCGTCTCCGTCAGCTTCATCTACATCTTCATCCTGTTCGGCTCGTTCCTCGAGATGAGCGGCGCGGGCCAGTGGTTCATCGACCTCGCGTACGCCGCCACCGGCCACCGGAAGGGCGGCCCGGCGAAGTCGAGCATCCTCGCCAGCGGCTTCATGGGCACCATCTCGGGCTCGTCGATCGCGAACACGGTCACGACGGGCGCGTTCACCATCCCGCTGATGAAGAAGTCGGGCTACTCGCCCGAGTTCTCCGGGGCGGTCGAGTCGTCGGCGTCCTCCGGCGGCCAGATCCTGCCCCCGGTGATGGGGGCTGCGGCGTTCCTCATGGTCCAGTACACCGCGACGCCGTTCCGCGAGATCATCATCCTCGCGACGATCCCGGCGATCGTCTTCTTCTTCGGCGTCTGGGTGATGGTCCACCTCAAGGCTGTCCAACAGGGGATCGGCGGCGTCGACGCCGACACCGTGTCGCTCGGGACCCACCTCAAGCGCGGGTGGTTCTACCTGGTCCCCATCGTGCTGCTCCTCTACTACCTGATCGGCGCCCGGCTCTCCGTGTCGCGGTCGGCGTGGTTCACGCTCGTCGCGCTGGTCGCGCTCATCGCGTTCATCGCGGCGTACAGCGAACAGACCCGGGCGTTCCTCCTCGCGTCGACGGCGGCCATCTTCGGCGCCGAGCTGGCGAGTTACACCGTCGCCGGCGTCCCGATCACCGGACTCCTCGCCGGCGCCGGCGGGGCCGGGGTCCCGCTCGGCGACGCCCTCGCGGTCATCGGCCCGCGGATCGGGTGGTACGCGATGCTCGGCAGCGTCGCGACGATGATCGTCCACGCCGACGTCCAGTCGGCGGTGCTCGACCTGAACCCGACCGTCCAGACCGCCGCCGAGTCCGCCGGCGAGCGGACCGGTCGCGACCTCGGCGACAACCAGCTGTTCCGCGTCGGGACCTTCGTCGTGAAGTCGATGGAGGAGGGCGCGCGCACGGCCGTTCCTGTCGTCATCGCGGTCGCCGCGGCGGGGATCATTCCCGGCGTCATCAGCGTCTCCGGGCTCGGCCCGAACCTCACCTCGCTCCTCTTGGAGCTGTCCGGCGGGTCCATCGTCGTCATGCTGCTCGTCACCGCGGTCGCGAGCATCATCCTCGGGATGGGGATGCCGACGACCGTGACGTACATCATCCTGATCTCGATGCTCGCGACGCCGCTCGTCGAGTTCGGGATCCCGCTGCTCGCGGCGCACCTGTACATCCTCTACTTCGGCGTGATGGCCGACATCACGCCGCCGGTCGCGGTGGCCGCCTACGCCGCGAGCGGGGTGGCGAAGTCGGACCCGTTCGAGACCGGCGTGAAGGCGTTCTCGCTGTCGCTGAACAAGGCGATCGTCCCCTTCGCGTTCGTGCTCGCCCCCGGGATCGTCCTCCTGCGCGAGAAGGCGAACGCCGACGAACTGCCGCTCCGCGAGCAGTACCGCGTCGTCAACTTCGCCGACCTCGCGGAGCTGTCGTACTCCGTGCCGGAGATCCTGATCCCCGTCGTCGGCGTCTTCCTCGGCGTCGTGGCGCTGGGCGCGACCGTCATCGGGACGCTGTACGCGAACGTCCCGAAGCCCGAGCGCGCCGCGTTCGCGCTCAGCTCGCTGCTGCTCATGGCGCCCCGGCTGCTCTCGGAGTCCGTCTTCGACGTCCTCGGCCTCGCGGGGGTCAGCGTCTCGGTGAACGCGCTCCTGCTCGACCTGACGCTCCGCGGCGTCGGCCTCGTGCTGTTCGTCGCGCTCACCGTCAGGAACCGGCGCAAGGCCAGCGTCGAGCCCGCGGGCCCCTCCGGCGAGCCGACGACCGCCTGA
- a CDS encoding DUF1850 domain-containing protein has protein sequence MSIAGAAVAAPSGQVLVVEGIDTGERYLTHPVDDGSTVALSYTHSVEKTPVYDEYRVEGETLVNTRMEFESYGWGLPSRVNVTNVNGTFVYDPPGPITTLETLSVSPGRIANHTLIVEDTRYDLVAETDARDVRIRVERRGLTDVFS, from the coding sequence CTGTCGATCGCCGGCGCCGCCGTCGCGGCCCCCTCCGGACAGGTGCTCGTCGTCGAGGGGATCGACACCGGCGAGCGCTACCTGACGCACCCGGTCGACGACGGGAGCACGGTCGCGCTGTCGTACACCCACAGCGTCGAGAAGACCCCGGTGTACGACGAGTACCGCGTCGAGGGCGAGACGCTCGTGAACACGCGCATGGAGTTCGAGTCGTACGGCTGGGGACTCCCGTCGCGGGTGAACGTCACGAACGTCAACGGCACCTTCGTCTACGACCCGCCCGGGCCGATAACGACGCTCGAGACCCTGTCGGTCTCTCCGGGGCGGATCGCTAACCACACTCTGATCGTCGAGGACACCCGGTACGACCTGGTCGCGGAGACCGACGCGAGGGACGTTCGGATCCGCGTGGAACGCCGGGGCCTCACGGACGTATTCTCATGA